In one window of Tachypleus tridentatus isolate NWPU-2018 chromosome 2, ASM421037v1, whole genome shotgun sequence DNA:
- the LOC143245614 gene encoding uncharacterized protein LOC143245614 — MDNHGEPLTPMVETQYNLSQKFDQLEKQTFDGHQVLDRSSPYFASTLQRPLGVMEQQSLSSILTSSLNRPPCFPLAFFYSQPHAYPFLTSPATSANLSTGFPHYDISRQVALLNSAPGGAFYPVGTVKSDFSSASMNIDLKDGTISNLITKESKLMQWSQCHPSSPSRCHSASSAITPQKVLDLRSPEAIGRDHSNKTVCLTLSPGSDVELSSKPLNGTEGNLTPNSWSRGQPYCPVCGITLQPHELEEHVQVEIESLEEFYRQVKVAFNPLV; from the exons ATGGACAACCATGGCGAACCCTTAACCCCAATGGTTGAAACGCAATATAACTTAAGTCAG AAGTTTGACCAGCTCGAGAAACAGACGTTTGATGGTCATCAAGTCTTGGACAGATCATCTCCGTATTTCGCCAGTACGTTGCAACGCCCTCTGGGAGTAATGGAACAGCAGTCTCTCTCAAGCATTTTAACTTCGTCGTTAAACAGACCGCCATGTTTTCCTCTGGCCTTCTTTTACAGCCAGCCCCACGCCTATCCTTTCCTTACCTCTCCCGCTACGTCAGCAAATTTATCCACTGGTTTTCCGCACTATGACATAAGTCGTCAGGTGGCACTCCTGAATTCTGCACCAGGAGGAGCTTTCTATCCGGTTGGAACAGTGAAATCGGACTTTTCCAGTGCTTCAATGAATATAGATTTGAAGGATGGAACAATAAGTAACTTAATAACAAAGGAATCTAAATTAATGCAATGGTCACAATGCCACCCCAGCAGTCCATCACGATGCCACTCTGCCAGTTCAGCCATCACACCACAAAAAGTTCTGGACCTCAGGTCGCCTGAGGCAATCGGAAGAGACCACTCGAACAAAACCGTTTGTCTGACATTGAGTCCAGGAAGTGACGTCGAACTCTCATCCAAACCATTGAATGGAACAGAAGGAAACTTAACAC CCAACAGTTGGAGTCGTGGACAACCTTACTGTCCAGTTTGTGGAATTACTCTTCAACCCCACGAGCTTGAGGAGCACGTGCAAGTAGAAATTGAAAGCTTGGAAGAGTTTTATCGGCAAGTCAAAGTTGCTTTTAATCCCTTAGTGTAA